A region of Oceanicoccus sp. KOV_DT_Chl DNA encodes the following proteins:
- a CDS encoding hydrogen peroxide-inducible genes activator gives MTLTELRYIVALQQTQHFGKAAEKCFVSQPTLSVAIKKLEDELNVALFERSRNQVRATPLGEQIIKQAQVVLEQSHLINELANAGKDPLGSKLSIGAIFTIGPYLFPHFVPKLQKNAPAMPLYIEENYTAVLREKLRQGTLDVIVIALPFAEPDVVTQALYEEPFVVLLAKDHPLTKSKTINPRQLEKEQVLLLGEGHCFRDQVLDACPGLRKNIHQGNQTLQSVVEGSSLETLKYMVASGLGITVLPASAAKLADNNALVTRPFTNNAPQRTVALAWRASFPRHKAVDVLSQTIRQCKLGSAVKA, from the coding sequence ATGACCTTAACCGAGCTGCGCTATATTGTCGCCCTGCAACAGACTCAACATTTTGGCAAAGCCGCAGAAAAATGTTTTGTCAGCCAACCTACGTTGAGCGTAGCGATAAAAAAACTTGAGGACGAGTTAAATGTGGCACTGTTTGAGCGCAGCCGCAATCAAGTACGCGCCACCCCGCTAGGTGAGCAAATTATTAAGCAAGCACAAGTGGTGCTTGAACAGAGCCATCTAATTAATGAACTGGCCAATGCCGGCAAAGATCCCTTGGGCAGCAAATTATCCATTGGCGCTATTTTCACTATTGGACCTTATCTTTTTCCGCATTTTGTTCCCAAGCTACAAAAAAATGCGCCTGCTATGCCTTTGTATATCGAAGAGAATTACACGGCGGTACTGCGCGAAAAATTACGTCAGGGCACACTGGATGTCATCGTTATCGCCCTGCCCTTCGCCGAGCCCGACGTGGTCACTCAGGCGCTATACGAGGAGCCCTTTGTGGTGTTATTAGCCAAAGACCACCCGTTGACGAAATCCAAAACCATCAACCCCAGGCAACTGGAAAAAGAGCAGGTGCTGTTACTGGGTGAAGGTCATTGTTTTCGCGATCAGGTGTTGGATGCCTGCCCCGGCTTACGTAAAAATATTCATCAAGGAAACCAGACTCTGCAATCGGTAGTCGAAGGCAGTTCGCTGGAGACGCTGAAATATATGGTCGCCTCGGGTTTGGGTATCACCGTGTTACCCGCTTCCGCAGCCAAGCTGGCAGATAATAACGCGCTGGTGACCCGGCCCTTTACCAACAATGCACCCCAGCGCACCGTTGCACTCGCTTGGCGCGCCAGTTTTCCCCGCCATAAAGCGGTGGATGTGTTAAGCCAAACAATCCGCCAATGTAAATTAGGCAGCGCGGTAAAGGCCTGA
- the recG gene encoding ATP-dependent DNA helicase RecG, with amino-acid sequence MSTPPTLDRVAIATLKGVGPKMAEKLASLSIRSVQDFLFHLPLRYQDRTRITPIGALQPGMDAVIEGDVKAADIVFGRRRSLVCRLQDGTGTVTLRFFHFSAAQKQNLTQGTRLRCYGEARRGASGLEFYHPEYQAVDPGQPLNIETSLTPIYPSTEGLSQLGWRKLNQQALQLLQPNTLIEWLPDIPTINGQQIRLEQALLYLHQPPTDAPTQLLREGEHPYQQRLAFEELLAHNLSLLKLRQQTQQQGAPSFTDGDQLSQQFIEQLGFTLTSAQQRVVTEINNDLQQRKPMLRLVQGDVGSGKTVVAALAAIKALASGYQVALMAPTEILAEQHFNNFCQWLQPLGISLGWLTGKVKGKQRSQQLTAIAEHQTQMIIGTHALFQDEVQFAKLGLVIIDEQHRFGVHQRLALKEKARQEVGHPHQLIMTATPIPRTLAMSAYADLDTSVIDELPPGRTPINTVVIDNGRRAQVIERIRSACSEQRQAYWVCTLIEESETLAAQAAEDSCELLTAALPDLKVGLIHGRMKADQKVAVMEAFKTHQLDVLVATTVIEVGVDVPNASLMIIENAERLGLAQLHQLRGRVGRGSTASHCVLMYQSPLGQLGKQRLQTMRASSDGFVIAEKDLALRGPGELLGTRQTGLMQLRIADLERDSHLLEQVQATAEQLLRQHPEAIDPLIKRWLADSEQYAQV; translated from the coding sequence ATGTCTACACCACCGACCTTGGATCGGGTAGCCATCGCCACCTTAAAAGGTGTAGGTCCAAAAATGGCCGAGAAACTGGCCAGCCTCAGCATCCGCAGCGTACAGGACTTTTTGTTTCACTTACCGCTACGCTATCAGGACCGCACCCGTATTACCCCCATCGGCGCGCTGCAACCCGGCATGGATGCCGTGATCGAAGGTGACGTTAAAGCCGCTGATATCGTGTTTGGACGGCGCCGCAGTCTGGTTTGCCGACTGCAGGATGGTACCGGCACGGTGACGCTGCGATTTTTCCATTTTTCCGCAGCACAGAAACAAAATTTAACGCAAGGCACTAGACTGCGCTGCTATGGTGAAGCCCGTCGCGGAGCCAGTGGTCTGGAGTTTTATCACCCGGAATACCAAGCCGTTGACCCGGGCCAGCCGCTGAACATTGAAACATCACTCACCCCTATTTACCCCAGTACCGAAGGTCTGAGTCAGCTAGGCTGGCGCAAACTCAATCAACAGGCCTTGCAGCTGTTACAGCCCAATACCCTGATTGAGTGGCTGCCGGATATTCCCACAATTAATGGCCAGCAAATTCGGCTTGAACAAGCGTTGCTCTACCTGCATCAACCACCAACCGATGCTCCCACCCAGCTACTTCGAGAGGGCGAACACCCCTATCAGCAGCGGCTGGCTTTCGAAGAATTATTAGCGCACAACCTCAGTTTGTTAAAATTGCGACAACAAACCCAGCAGCAAGGCGCGCCCAGCTTTACCGATGGTGATCAACTGAGCCAACAATTTATCGAGCAGCTGGGTTTCACCCTCACCTCCGCCCAGCAACGGGTAGTCACGGAAATCAATAACGACTTGCAACAGCGCAAACCCATGTTGCGGCTGGTGCAGGGCGATGTCGGTTCCGGCAAGACCGTGGTCGCCGCCCTGGCCGCCATCAAAGCTCTCGCCAGCGGCTACCAAGTCGCGCTCATGGCGCCTACCGAGATTCTGGCTGAGCAGCACTTCAATAATTTTTGCCAATGGCTACAACCACTGGGGATTTCTTTGGGCTGGCTGACCGGTAAGGTCAAAGGTAAGCAGCGCAGCCAGCAACTTACAGCGATTGCCGAGCATCAAACCCAGATGATCATTGGTACCCATGCGCTGTTTCAGGACGAGGTGCAATTTGCCAAGCTAGGGCTGGTGATTATCGACGAGCAACACCGCTTTGGCGTCCACCAGCGCCTGGCATTAAAAGAAAAAGCGCGGCAGGAAGTGGGGCACCCCCACCAGCTCATAATGACTGCCACCCCGATTCCCAGAACGCTGGCCATGAGCGCCTATGCCGATCTCGACACCTCGGTGATTGATGAATTACCACCGGGCCGTACCCCGATCAACACCGTGGTTATTGATAATGGCCGTCGCGCGCAAGTGATCGAGCGAATTCGCAGTGCCTGCAGCGAGCAGCGGCAAGCCTATTGGGTTTGCACCTTAATTGAAGAGTCAGAAACGCTGGCTGCCCAAGCCGCAGAAGACAGCTGTGAATTACTCACCGCAGCACTCCCGGACTTAAAAGTTGGCCTGATTCACGGGCGCATGAAAGCGGATCAAAAAGTTGCCGTCATGGAGGCTTTTAAAACCCATCAACTGGATGTACTGGTTGCCACCACGGTGATTGAAGTCGGCGTCGATGTGCCCAATGCCAGTTTGATGATTATCGAAAATGCCGAGCGGCTGGGGCTCGCCCAATTGCACCAGTTGCGCGGTCGTGTCGGGCGCGGCAGCACCGCCAGCCACTGCGTGCTAATGTATCAATCACCACTGGGACAGTTGGGTAAACAACGCTTGCAAACCATGCGCGCCAGCAGCGATGGCTTTGTGATTGCCGAAAAAGATCTGGCGTTACGGGGTCCCGGTGAATTACTCGGTACCCGGCAAACCGGCTTAATGCAGTTGCGTATCGCCGATCTGGAACGTGATAGCCATTTGCTTGAGCAAGTGCAAGCCACTGCCGAGCAATTACTGAGGCAACACCCCGAAGCGATTGATCCGCTAATTAAGCGCTGGCTGGCGGACAGCGAACAGTATGCGCAAGTGTAA
- a CDS encoding HDOD domain-containing protein, with protein sequence MRVDPNADIKDLTDIVESDPSLAAQVVSWAASPYYAAPGKIKSVHDAIVRVLGFDLVLNLSLGLALGKTMALPKEAAKGFTPYWEQAVYAATAVEALVGAIPPKQRPTMGMAYLSGLLHNFGYLILAEVFPPHFANICRYQEANPFSNHSHIERHLIGVTREQLGSWLMRLWNMPDEVCDALRFQNEANYDGDNQQYAKLLFIAMRLLRTHGIGDAALTPIADSLFEELHLDREKAEEAIAKMMESSAELNLMAANMAA encoded by the coding sequence TTGCGGGTTGACCCCAATGCCGATATCAAAGATCTAACGGATATTGTGGAAAGTGATCCCTCACTAGCGGCTCAAGTCGTAAGCTGGGCGGCTTCCCCCTATTACGCAGCACCAGGAAAAATCAAATCGGTACACGATGCCATTGTCCGTGTACTGGGTTTTGATTTAGTGCTCAACCTGTCACTCGGCCTGGCACTGGGTAAAACCATGGCACTGCCCAAAGAAGCCGCCAAAGGCTTTACCCCATATTGGGAACAGGCAGTCTATGCCGCCACTGCGGTGGAGGCTCTGGTCGGCGCAATCCCGCCGAAACAGCGTCCCACCATGGGCATGGCCTATTTATCCGGTCTGCTGCATAACTTTGGCTACCTGATTTTAGCCGAAGTATTTCCACCCCATTTTGCTAATATTTGCCGTTATCAGGAAGCAAACCCCTTTTCCAACCACAGCCATATCGAACGGCACTTGATCGGCGTTACCCGGGAACAACTGGGGAGCTGGTTAATGCGTTTATGGAATATGCCTGACGAAGTATGTGATGCGCTGCGATTTCAAAATGAAGCCAACTATGACGGTGACAATCAGCAGTATGCGAAACTACTCTTTATAGCGATGCGCCTATTGCGCACGCATGGCATTGGCGACGCGGCCTTAACACCCATTGCTGACAGTCTATTCGAGGAGCTGCACCTGGATCGCGAAAAAGCCGAGGAGGCCATTGCTAAAATGATGGAATCTTCCGCTGAGCTAAACCTCATGGCTGCCAATATGGCAGCTTAA
- a CDS encoding GNAT family N-acetyltransferase — protein MLIQIKPNVAVQWFATGDSDFNTVHQLCDWIFPASERVSPDPANPQQHYTAAIIQFQKVIACGQLTAITAGSGRRYLQLSKMAVARPFMYCGYRDMLLRAVIARATQLRAEGILLSARLEAIEFYRSHGFVEFAGTYQHAISGVQYQQMILLIA, from the coding sequence ATGTTAATTCAGATTAAACCAAATGTTGCCGTACAGTGGTTCGCCACTGGCGATAGCGATTTCAATACCGTACACCAACTCTGCGATTGGATTTTCCCGGCTTCAGAGCGAGTTAGCCCTGATCCAGCAAACCCCCAGCAACACTATACCGCCGCTATTATTCAGTTTCAGAAAGTCATTGCCTGTGGTCAATTAACCGCAATAACGGCTGGTTCAGGACGCCGTTATTTGCAGTTATCAAAAATGGCGGTGGCGCGACCATTTATGTACTGCGGATATCGGGATATGTTATTGCGTGCGGTTATCGCCCGTGCGACGCAATTGCGGGCCGAGGGCATCCTGTTGAGCGCAAGACTGGAAGCGATTGAATTTTATCGCAGCCATGGCTTTGTGGAATTTGCTGGAACGTATCAGCATGCTATTTCCGGGGTGCAATACCAACAAATGATTTTGCTGATTGCGTGA
- a CDS encoding MFS transporter, translating into MSQPRTTFLGVALSDGVRRHNLIAYMFIALVSSGYAGLLAMLEPGLLQVLEVPFEEQGLITGNLRVMQELVYIALMGVFGVFADRIGRRLIYVCGMLCIAFGYTIYPFASSIEQLVLYRLIIAAGGAAMMGMMITVISDYTRNETRGRANGIQGLMATLGAFIPPLLGFVPKVLVDQGYSEVQALQGAFIAAGSLGLLGAIIGWFGLAKTVGIQASAASEKITDMLKHGLRAARDPATGLSYGAAFISRGDLAVTGAFMGLWFVQYGVGELGMSFSEAMGTLSAPRVFTTVFGALVGAILMGIISDKISKVAAVSLASGMAAVVYLAIYFVDDPTANWVWGLMFLMGIAEISAFVSSQALVGQQAPEQRRGAVIGFFGTAGAVGILVGSGGGGWLFKHYGPTSPFVLFGVLNLTVFIWSLWVKRIHRDG; encoded by the coding sequence ATGTCTCAACCCCGCACAACCTTCCTCGGTGTAGCACTGAGCGACGGCGTCCGTCGCCACAATTTAATCGCCTATATGTTTATCGCGCTGGTGTCATCCGGCTATGCCGGTTTACTGGCAATGCTGGAACCGGGCTTATTACAGGTACTGGAAGTCCCATTTGAAGAGCAGGGATTAATCACCGGCAACCTCCGAGTTATGCAGGAGTTGGTCTATATCGCGTTAATGGGGGTGTTCGGGGTCTTTGCAGACCGCATTGGCCGCCGCCTGATCTATGTCTGCGGTATGTTGTGTATCGCCTTTGGTTACACTATTTACCCATTTGCCAGCAGTATCGAACAGTTGGTGCTGTACCGGCTGATTATCGCCGCCGGTGGTGCCGCGATGATGGGGATGATGATTACAGTGATCTCCGATTACACCCGCAATGAAACCCGCGGTCGCGCCAATGGCATTCAGGGTTTAATGGCCACACTGGGCGCCTTCATTCCGCCGCTATTGGGTTTTGTACCAAAAGTGTTAGTCGATCAGGGCTACAGCGAAGTGCAAGCTCTGCAAGGTGCATTTATAGCGGCCGGCTCACTGGGACTGCTGGGCGCCATTATCGGTTGGTTTGGGCTGGCTAAAACTGTTGGCATCCAGGCTAGTGCCGCCAGCGAAAAAATCACCGACATGCTCAAGCACGGCCTGCGAGCCGCCCGTGACCCTGCCACCGGATTATCCTACGGCGCTGCCTTTATTTCTCGCGGCGATTTAGCCGTTACCGGCGCGTTTATGGGACTGTGGTTTGTGCAGTACGGCGTCGGCGAACTGGGTATGAGTTTCAGTGAAGCGATGGGCACGCTGTCAGCACCGAGAGTGTTCACCACCGTATTTGGTGCGCTAGTCGGCGCCATCCTGATGGGTATTATCAGCGACAAAATCAGCAAAGTAGCGGCAGTCTCGCTGGCTTCCGGGATGGCAGCCGTCGTCTACCTCGCCATCTATTTTGTCGACGATCCCACCGCTAATTGGGTCTGGGGCTTAATGTTTTTAATGGGGATTGCCGAGATCAGTGCCTTTGTCAGCAGCCAGGCCTTGGTCGGTCAACAAGCACCGGAGCAACGCCGCGGCGCTGTCATTGGTTTTTTTGGGACTGCAGGTGCGGTGGGTATTTTAGTCGGCAGTGGCGGTGGTGGATGGCTGTTCAAACACTATGGACCTACCAGTCCGTTTGTACTATTCGGGGTATTGAATTTGACCGTATTTATCTGGTCATTATGGGTAAAACGCATTCATCGCGACGGATAA